A genomic window from Candidatus Atribacteria bacterium ADurb.Bin276 includes:
- a CDS encoding DRTGG domain protein, producing the protein MKVSDIVKPLEAEVLCEGDLNNSEITGGYCSDLLSDCIANASEGSVWVTIHSHPNIIAVAVLVGMPCIVISNFQEVDPQTIEKAKKEKVTLLRTSLTSYQAVEVLTKIGVHGTKKHA; encoded by the coding sequence TTGAAAGTCAGTGACATTGTAAAACCGCTGGAAGCTGAAGTTCTTTGTGAGGGAGACCTCAATAATAGTGAAATCACCGGAGGATATTGTAGTGATTTACTCAGTGATTGTATTGCCAATGCCAGTGAAGGGAGTGTCTGGGTGACCATTCACTCTCATCCCAATATCATTGCCGTTGCGGTATTGGTAGGCATGCCTTGTATTGTTATTAGTAATTTTCAAGAAGTTGATCCCCAGACAATAGAGAAAGCCAAAAAAGAAAAAGTAACCCTTTTGCGAACTTCCTTAACCAGCTATCAAGCAGTGGAGGTGTTAACCAAGATTGGTGTTCACGGAACCAAAAAACATGCCTGA
- a CDS encoding cell division protein MraZ produces the protein MLLGQYRHSVDNKGRLIIPNEFRKDLSNTLYVTKGIENCVFVFSETAWQVLAGKVASLPMTKKAGREFARIFLANASEETIDAQGRITIPRHLREYAEIDKKVVTVGVGERMEIWSESVWDQYASEVEGKYEDITEEIMDTGI, from the coding sequence TTGCTATTAGGACAATATCGACATTCAGTTGACAATAAGGGAAGACTCATCATTCCCAATGAATTCAGAAAAGATTTATCCAACACCCTCTATGTTACCAAAGGTATTGAAAATTGTGTATTTGTTTTTTCCGAAACAGCCTGGCAGGTTTTAGCAGGGAAAGTTGCATCTCTCCCTATGACCAAGAAAGCAGGGAGAGAATTTGCCCGGATTTTCTTAGCCAATGCCAGTGAAGAAACCATAGATGCTCAAGGACGTATTACTATTCCCCGGCATTTAAGAGAGTATGCAGAAATAGATAAAAAAGTGGTCACGGTTGGAGTTGGAGAAAGAATGGAAATTTGGTCGGAATCGGTTTGGGATCAATATGCCTCAGAAGTCGAAGGAAAATATGAAGATATAACAGAAGAAATTATGGATACGGGGATTTGA